The following are from one region of the Dreissena polymorpha isolate Duluth1 chromosome 2, UMN_Dpol_1.0, whole genome shotgun sequence genome:
- the LOC127865732 gene encoding kelch-like protein 2, protein MATMPMEVEARPKMFIGTRDSRPAFRHPHHTNKAFDYLNVMRKQNVMCDVVLVADSIEIPCHKVVLCACSQYFYAMFTGDLAEAKANRIILQEIDSSALVLLIDFVYTSEIQVTEENVQTLLPAANILQMTEVRDACCDFLQSQLHPSNALGIKAFADLHACSDLFSYANTYCEQHFTELFRYDEFLSLPVESVSKLICSDRLTVTSEEQVFEAVLSWVNHDRSSRQEVVSQLMENVRLPLMSQEYLVQHVEEEPLVKTNSRCKDFLIEAMKFHLLKGEQKAIFQTPRTIPRTPLGLPKVMLVIGGQAPKAIRSVECFDFKEDRWYQLAEMPSRRCRCGVAVINGMVYAVGGFNGSLRVRTVDMYNPLKDLWTSCPNMEARRSTLGVAVLNDLIYAVGGFDGSSGLNSAECFDVRTGEWRLIANMSTRRSSVGVGVLNGYVYAVGGYDGASRQCLSSVERYNPVDDVWTIMAEMSCRRSGAGVGVIDGVLYAVGGHDGPLVRNSVEMYNPETNIWTPLADMHSCRRNAGVVSNIGLMYVVGGDDGSSNLGSVECYDPKANVWTLLPSSMMTGRSYAGVTVIDRPSY, encoded by the exons ATGGCCACCATGCCAATGGAAGTGGAGGCCAGGCCAAAGATGTTCATTGGGACGAGGGACTCGAGGCCTGCCTTTAGACACCCCCATCACACTAATAAGGCATTTGATTACCTTAATGTCATGAGAAA ACAAAATGTCATGTGTGATGTTGTCCTGGTGGCAGACTCAATAGAGATTCCCTGTCATAAAGTTGTCCTGTGTGCCTGCAGCCAGTATTTCTACGCCATGTTCACTGGCGATCTTGCTGAGGCAAAAGCCAATCGGATTATTTTACAAGAAATAGACTCTTCAGCACTGGTGCTATTAATAGACTTTGTTTACACATCAGAAATACAGGTTACTGAAGAAAATGTGCAG ACATTGCTGCCAGCAGCCAATATCCTACAGATGACAGAAGTGCGAGATGCGTGTTGTGATTTTCTTCAGTCACAGTTGCATCCCTCAAACGCCCTCGGAATCAAGGCTTTCGCTGATCTTCATGCTTGTTCAGATCTCTTTTCGTACGCCAATACATACTGTGAGCAGCATTTCAC GGAATTGTTCCGCTATGACGAGTTCCTATCACTGCCAGTGGAAAGTGTGAGCAAACTCATATGTAGTGACCGACTCACTGTCACCTCGGAAGAACAG GTGTTTGAGGCGGTGTTGTCATGGGTGAACCACGACCGCAGCAGCCGACAGGAAGTGGTCTCGCAACTCATGGAGAATGTCCGTCTGCCGCTGATGTCCCAGGAATATCTCGTTCAGCACGTGGAAGAGGAGCCCCTCGTGAAGACAAACAGTCGCTGCAAGGACTTCCTGATAGAGGCTATGAAGTTTCATCTGCTGAAGGGAGAGCAGAAGGCGATATTCCAGACACCACGAACCATACCAAGAACTCCTCTTGGGTTACCTAAG GTGATGCTTGTAATAGGAGGACAGGCCCCAAAAGCAATACGCAGCGTGGAGTGTTTTGATTTCAAGGAAGACCGCTGGTATCAGCTTGCAGAAATGCCGTCAAGGAGATGTCGATGTG GCGTTGCGGTGATCAACGGTATGGTGTATGCTGTCGGTGGTTTCAATGGGTCCTTGCGTGTGCGTACAGTGGACATGTACAACCCCCTGAAGGACCTCTGGACAAGCTGCCCTAACATGGAGGCACGACGAAGCACCCTGGGGGTAGCTGTTCTCAATGACCTCATATACGCTGTCGGGGGATTTGATGGCTCATCAG GTCTCAACTCTGCTGAGTGTTTTGATGTTCGGACAGGAGAGTGGCGTCTAATTGCCAATATGAGCACTCGCAGAAGCAGTGTAGGGGTGGGAGTACTCAACG GGTATGTCTATGCAGTGGGTGGATACGATGGTGCCTCTAGACAGTGTCTCAGCTCCGTAGAGCGCTATAACCCTGTGGATGATGTCTGGACCATAATGGCTGAGATGTCATGCAGGCGCAGTGGTGCTG GTGTTGGAGTGATAGACGGAGTGCTGTATGCAGTAGGGGGTCATGATGGACCACTGGTACGGAACTCTGTGGAGATGTACAACCCCGAGACCAACATCTGGACGCCACTGGCCGACATGCACAGCTGTCGGAGGAATGCAG GTGTTGTGTCTAATATTGGATTGATGTATGTAGTGGGTGGGGACGATGGATCTTCCAATCTTGGGTCAGTGGAGTGCTATGACCCCAAAGCAAACGTATGGACCTTGCTGCCCTCCAGCATGATGACAGGAAGGAGCTATGCTGGGGTCACAGTTATAGACCGGCCATCATATTAA